Part of the Verrucomicrobiota bacterium genome, ATGCTTTCCAGCATCGCGCACGTCGAGCCTTTGCCATTGGTGCCGGCGACGTGAATGAAGCGGAGTTTGTTTTGCGGATTGCCCGCCAGCGCGGCGAGCTTGAACGTGTTCTCCAGCCCCAGCTTCGCGCCGAACCAGCGCAGGTCGTAGAGGAATTGAATGTCGTCGGCGTAGGTCATTTGTTCAACCTGCCACTTGGCGTAATTCGCTGAAGCGTTTGCAGACTCCTAATAGCGGTTACGCTAACGTCGCGATTGGTGTCTGATAACGCCTGCGTGATTGCGCCAATAGCGGCTGGAGTGTTCAGCCCTATGCGCCCAATCGAATCCACTGCACTCATCCGCACGCCGGAATCTTCGTCAGTCGTTTTGGAGATCAATGCAGGAATCGCATTGCTCGCTCCCTTGCCAATTGCGCCCAACGCCTGGGCGGACAATGCTCGAACTTCCCGGCTGCCGCTATGAAGCGCTGCAATCAGCGACGGGATCGAAGCTCTCACTTCCGGAGTGTCTGAATTCCGGTAGGCGATGGCTCCCATTACATTCGCCGCCTTGGCTTTCAAAACAAGTATTTCCGATTCGTTTGCGCGGCGATTTTTTGTTCCGGCTGGAACGAATGTAATGGGCAGGCGAATGGCGATGTCTTTCAACGCTTCGGAGGCAAGCAAAATATTCGACAAGTCCGGCATGATTCGCGGTCCAGTCGAGATTAGAACCTCGAAAGCCACATTCGTTTCTCCGGGGAAAGCACCAAGCTCTACATCTCTAACCCAATCACTAATCGGACGTCCTTGAATCAGTAGCTTTGGCTTCGGACGGGATGTTACGAAACACATGAACAGTCCAGCGGCCAATGGCACACAAAGAAGCAACAGAATCGACCGCTTTTTCATGACCGGTTCAAAGTCATCCCTGAATCACAGCGGCTTCTGATGAATTTGCTGGTGCGCGGCAGCGATGAAACCTTTGAACAACGGATGCGGCTGGTGCGGCTTGCTGTGAAACTCCGGATGGAACTGGCTCGCGATGAAGAACGGGTGATCGGCCAGTTCCATGACCTCGACCAGTTTGCCATCCGGCGTGAAACCGCTGAACACAACTCCCGCCTTCTCGAATCGCTCGCGATAGGCGTTGTTGAATTCGTAGCGATGGCGATGTCGCTCGTTGACGACAAACGCGCCGTAAAGTTGAGCTGCCTTCGTGCCCATCACCAACTGGCACGGCTGCGCGCCCAGCCGCATCGTGCCGCCTTTCTTCGTCACCTTGGTCTGCCCGTCGAGCAGCGCGATGACGGGGTGTGGCGTGGTCGGGTCGAATTCTGTCGAATGCGCCTTCTCCAGTTTCAAAACGTTTCGCGCAAACTCGATGGTCGCGATCTGCATTCCCAAGCAAAGGCCGAGATAGGGAATCTTGTTTTCGCGTGCGTACTTGGCGGCCAAAATCTTCCCTTGCACGCCGCGCTCGCCAAAACCGCCCGGCACAAGGATTCCTCCAAGTCCCTTCAATAGTTTCTCCGCGCCGTCGCGTTCGAGGTCCTCGGCGTCCACCTTTTGCAACTCCACACCGCAATCGTTGGCCACGCCGCCGTGGATGATCGCCTCATAGACCGACTTGTAAGCGTCGTTCAACTCGATGTATTTGCCGACGACGCCGATGCGGACGCGATGCCGGGGCGCGATGAGTTTGCGGATGATTTCCTGCCAGTGCGTCATGTTGGCGGGCGGCGTGTCGAGGTGCAACTGGCGGCAGATCAAATCGTCCAGCCGCTCGCGTTGCAGCATCAGCGGCACTTCATAAATGCTGTGCTCCACGTCCTGCTCCTCGATGACCGCGTCGTAAGGCACGTTGCAGAACATGGAAATCTTCTGGCGCAATTCCTTGTCGAGCGGTTTCTCGCAACGGCACACGAGAATATGCGGCGCGATGCCGATTTCGCGCAGCTTGGCGACGCTTTGCTGAGTGGGTTTCGTCTTCAATTCGCCCGCGGCCTTGATGAACGGCACGTAGGTCAGATGCACGAAGATGGCGTTGTTGTAGCCGACTTCGAGCGCGAATTCGCGGATCGCTTCGAGGAACGGCAACCCTTCAATGTCGCCGGTCGTGCCGCCAATCTCCGTGATGACGACGTCGGCCTTGGTTTGTTCCGCCAGCAGGTGAATGCGATTCTTGATTTCGTCGGTGACGTGCGGAATGACTTGCACGGTTTTGCCGAGGTATTTTCCTTCGCGCTCGTTATTGAGGACGGTCTGATAAACCTGGCCGCTGGTGAGATTGTTGATGCGCGTGAGCTTGACGTTGGTGAAGCGCTCATAATGACCGAGGTCGAGGTCGGTCTCCGCGCCGTCGTCGAGCACGTAAACCTCACCGTGCTGATAAGGGCTCATCGTGCCGGGATCGACGTTGAGGTAGGGATCAAACTTCTGGAGCGCGACCTTGAGGCCGCGATTTTCAAGCAACGTGCCGAGCGCGGCGGCTGTCAGGCCCTTGCCCAACGAACTGACCACACCGCCGGTGACGAAAATGAATTTCATGCTGTCTTCATAGTCTTTGGAGTAAGCGACCGGGAAAGGGAGCAGAGGAGAAAGGGAGATGGTAATGCCTCCCCCTTTCTCCTTTTCTCCCTTTCCCCTCAGCTTTTCGCCCCGCAAGTCATGTTTTCAAAATTCTTTCCACCCGCGCAACATCCTCCGGCGTGTCCACGCCGACGCTATCGTAATCAACCTTCACGACCGCGATTTGAATGCCGTTTTCCAACGCGCGCAATTGTTCCAGTTTTTCCGCTGCTTCCAGCGGCGAAACCGGAAATTTCACCAGCCGCAACAACGTCTCGCGCCGATAACCGTAAATGCCCAGGTGCTTCAAAAAAGGAAACGCCGCCAACTGTTCGCTGACCGAACGACTTGCGGCCTCACGCAGATACGGTATCGTGCGCCGGGAAAAGTATAGGGCGCGACCGGAGGCGTTGACAATGACTTTTACGACATTCGGATTGTCATAATCGGCGGAGTTCTTGATCCAGGTGGCGGCGGTGGACATCTCGTTATTGGCCAGCGCCGCCGCGACGGCGTCAATCACCGCTGGTTCGATCAACGGCTCGTCGCCCTGGATGTTGACCACGGCATCGCAATCGCAACGCGCCGCGACTTCTGCGATCCGGTCCGAGCCGCTCGGATGATCTTCGCGCGTCATCTCAACGCGGCAAAACTTCTGCGCCGCGTCGCGAATGCGTGTGTCATCCGTGGCCACGATGACTTCGCTCAACGACTTGGCCTTCTTGCATTGCTCGACGACGTGCTGGATGAGCGGCTTGCCGGCGATGGACTTGAGCGGTTTGCCGGGAAAACGCGTCGAGGCGTAGCGGGCGGGGATGATGCCGAGGATGCGTCGAATTTCCGCAGGCTGTGGTTGTAAAGTTTGGCTTAACCGCGACAGAAGGCGTTGCAATCTTGTATTGCTGATCCGCCCAACATAACCGCGTACGGCGGCATTTGAAATGGTTGCCAGAAATCCGATGCGAATGAGAGAATCTTCCACCAATCCGCTTCCGGCAAAGTCGTCATCGGCCCGGCGGATGAACTCGTCCACTTCCGGCACGAAATGACGGAGTTGGGTACTGACACCGCAAACGAGAAAATCCCCAAATGGTTTTGCTTCGCGGAGAATCAGCACCGGACGCGGCTTGGATTGCCTGTCGGCCTGTGCCAACGCCGCTATGATGATATGGCCCGGCTTCACTCGGACGGAGGCATTTTGCCGATGCAGTGGGAATAATCCGGCTCATTTTCGCCGTAAGCGCGCGCGAGCGACTGCTGGCTGAACGCGAGCCAGGCAGCTCTTTCTTCGTCGAAGGTTTCTTCCGATTCAGGAAGGACCGTCACCATCAACTTCGAGTCGCGTTGGAGTTCGTAAGGCTCGTCCAGGCAAATTTGTTTTCCGTCAAAGTGAGCTTTCAAAGTGATTGCGCTCATGGAAATACTTTTATCTCAAACACTACCCGCCCGCAAGCGGTGAAATAATGGCGAGAATATTCCTGTCATTTCATTCGCGGTTGGGCGAGACGCTGTCGAGTCCTGACATGCGGTTGGGACTGTTTCTAGAATCAGAGCTCGCTAGGAATTTCAACCCACCAACTAAACGGACGCTTTCAGTATCCCCTCCGCTGCTGCAACCAAACCATCTACAATCACGGCTCTGCCAAGTTTATCGGCGGCTTGCTGTTCCCATTCCTTGCCATAGCCAGTCCGCACGAGCAGACATTTTTTTAAGCCGGCATTCCAGCCGCATTCCAAATCAATCAGCTTGTCACCGATCAGATAGCTTTGCGAAAGGTCAAGGCCGGACTCGTCGCGCGCGTCGAACAGAAATTGCGGTGAAGGTTTGCGTCCACGGCTCGGCTGATCGGGCGCTTCGGGCGCGATGTAAATCTTCGTGATTCGCACACCATCGCGAGCGAGTTGCTTGAGCAGATGCGCGTGAACCTTTTCAACCTCGGCCATCGTGAAATAGCCACGCCCCACGCCGGATTGGTTGGTGACGATGAAAAGCAGAAAGCCCGCGTTCTGCAATCGTTTCAACGCCTGGCCCACGCCCGGAAAAATCACCACGTCATCCGGGCGATGCAGATATTCCTTTTCCTCGATGAGCGTCCCATCGCGATCGAGGAAAACGGCATGGTGCAGGTTTCGATTCAATCGCTGATTGATAGAGAGGGACGGGTGAAATGAAAACTCAAAAGTGGGTTGGAAAACAAAAAGAGGCACCCGACCAAACGGATGCCTCGGTGAGATTGCTGGAGATGCTTACCGTTTGATGCGATAGAATTGCGTGTCGCCACTGGGCGCAATGACGGCCTCAAAGGAACCTGGCCCAAGCTGGCTGATGACGGCGCCCACATCTCCGTAAGTGCCATTGACCGTGCCGGCGCTTTGTAACGTGAACAAACCGGTCGTGTCACCCGCGCCAGCCGTGAAGTCGATCTGCACGTTGCCGCCGACGATTTGAATACTGGTGATGTTGGGTTGCGTCACAGTCGGAATCGGCGGGACAACGTCGGCAAACGCAGTACTCACCTTGAGGTTGTCGATGTTGTTGGTGCCGATGTTGAGGTCCTCGCGGAAGGCGTAGGAAGTAATCGTTGCCGTTGATTTGCTGTCGGTGGCGTCGTAGCTGGGATCGGATTCCACCGCGGGATTGAGCCAGATCCGGCTTTCGCCCGTGCCCACGTTGTAGCGGGTGACCACCCCGTAAGTGGTGTTGGTGCTCAAGTCGGTGGGAACCTGCGCGCTGAAGTTACCGCCCTGGTTGGCGATGCCGACGCGGAATTTTCCGGCCGCCGCGTTGGTCGTGCTCACAAAGACGCGTGCGCGGAAACCGTTTCCCGAATCCTTGAAGTGCGCAAAGTAATTTCCCAAGGCGGAGGGCGAGGGCAACGCGCTGAGGTTGATGTTGAAACCGGAGTAGAGAATGACTCCACTGTTGGGGGCGAAGGGGCTGTAGGTGAGCGCGGCGTTGAGGTCTTCGAAGAGCGACTGGCTGAGTTGAATCCGGCCGCCGATGACCTGAATGTCGCCAAAGTTCGTTGCGGTTGGACTATGATGTTGCCAGGGGCTGCCCGCTGCGAGATAGAGTGAACCGTCCGAGTAGCTGTCGAAATTATCGGCGAGAACAATGCCCAAGATCGGGAACACCGTGATCACAAAACTGGTGTTGGCGGTGTTGGTCCCGTCGCTAACAGTGATGGTGATGGTGGAAATGCCCGCCTGATCAGGTTCTGGTGTGAGGGTGACGGTCCGGTTGGAGTCACTGCCGCCGAATACGATGTTGGTGATCAACGTGGGATTGGACGAACTCGCGCTCAACGTCAAACTGCTGGCCGGGCTTTCGGCGTCGCTGATCGTGAACGGAATCGCTGCGGTTGGCGTATTGGTCGGCGTGCTTTGATTAGGAATGGCAGAAATCGTTGGCGCGCCAACCGTCAACTGGAATGACGTAGTGGTGACGTTGTCGCCGTCGCTGACGGAAAGGGTGATGGTGGTGACCCCTTGCTGCCCGGCTGCCGGGGTGACGGTGACGGTGCGATTGCTGTCGCTACCGCCAATCACGATGTTCTCGTCCGGCACGAGGAGGGTGTTCGATGAATTACTGGAAAGCACCAAACTCGTGGCGGGTGTTTCTTTGTCTTGAATCGTAAACGGAATGGCAGCCGTTGCAGAGTTCGCCGCGATGTTTTGGTTGGGAATGGCTGTAATCGATGGCGGACGGTTGGTGCCAGCCACATCTTTGAACAGCGTGCCGACGGCGAGATCGTCAATTAGTTTGTTTCCTTCACCGCCGGATTCGCGGAAGGCGTAGGAACTGACGGCCAAAACATTTGAGATGCTGGTCGTGGCCGTGACACTGAGATCGGTTTCGTTGGTGGGATCGATCCATAAAGTTGAGATGCCGTTCGTGAGGTCAAGACGAGTTACCACTGTGTAGGTAGTGTTGAGATCCAAATCCACCGGATAATTCGTAAACCCCGCCGTGGTTGATGCAGAATTGGTGCTGGCGATTCCCAAACGAAACTTTCCGGCGGCTGCGCCATTGGTTAATGCAAATATCCGGGCGCGGAAATTCACGGTGCCATCATCTTTAAAATGCGCAAAGTAATTACCTGCGCCATTGGGTGTAGAGGTGAACTTGGCCGTGAAACTCGCATACAAGGCAGAAACCGTCGGGTTATTCGTGGTGTCGTACGGAGGATTGAGAGTAAAGGTGGCGTTGACATCCTCAGATTGGGAACCCAAAACGGAAAGCTGCTGATTGAGCACCTGCATTTGCTTCAACGTTCCGCTATGGCTTGCCCAGAGTGTGTTGCCCGAATTACCGACGATTGGCCCGTTGGTATAGCCGTTAAAATCTTCGTTGAGGACGATGGCTGCGCGGGTGCCGGTTGTTAATGCACTGACCGTAAGGATGGTGAGGATGGTTTTTTTCATGAGGCAGTTTTGATTGAGGGTTGCAGGGAGTTGAACCGGATGAAATTGAGCGTGGCGTTCTTCAGTTCTCTACGTTCTGAAACGTAATCCGCAATTATTGTGGATAAGATCATGCAGACATGGTTTTCAAGTTAAATGTCTTCCCGTTTCTGTCATCAGAGTTTTCATTCGATCGGCCAAATCAAGTGCGTCAGTTCGGCGTGCTATCGGAAGGATACCAATAAATCGCCCGCGGGAATCTCCATTCCTCGGCCGCGTTGTTTGACTCGGTTGATGTCCGGATAAAGTCATTGGTGCGGGTGGGGCGGGCGCTGCCATCGACCAGCGCGAAATTGCCGCGCCGATCATGCCGCCCCACGGCATACTGGCCGGTCACGTTGGATTGCGCCGGCCCTGCGGTGGGGGAGTTGCCGTCCGCCTCGGCCACAAGAATTGTGTCTGTGGGTTTCTTCACGGTGGAGAATTTGGTCTGGCCGATACCGGAGTCGCGGGTCGATCGGTTGATGCAGATGCGTCCGTTCTCGCCATACATGAAATAGGCTTTGAACTTGCTGGGCGGCGAAACTGGATTGGGCGCGGTCGGGCAGGAGTAGAGGGTCTTGGTATTCGGAAGCGGAGCGAGGGGCGGAACATTGGTATAGAGGTAAACCATCGTGGGCTGGCTGATGAAAGTGGAAACCTGGTTATACCAAGCCTCTGCATTTGCCGGATCGACAATGGGCAGAACCGTGTTCCCTTCCTCCGGCACTTCGTCGTTGTTGTCGTCAGCGAAGAGCCGGTAACCAATGCTCCACTGCCGCATATTGTTCAGGCAGGCGATGGCCTGCGCCTTGGCTTTGGCTTTGGCCAGGGCCGGCAACAACAGCCCAGCCAGAATCGCAATGATGGCAATGACCACCAAAAGTTCGATGAGTGTGAACGCCGACAATGGTTTGCGAGAGCGATCCACATGCACTCGAGAACCAGACGTGGCGTGCGTTTTAACGGACTCCCGACAAGTGACGAGGATGCGATTGGGTAGCTTTCTTTTTATACTCGACCCAGCTTAGAGGGGCGAAATCCGCGAATCAAGTTGTTCGTGGGAAAAGTTGTTAATTACTTATTCACGAGTTGCCGGTTTGGGATTATACGTATAAGTATTATTCGTTTGCCAAGCCGTTTGGGGTGCACGATAGTTTCGTCGTTGAAAAACAACTTCATCCGTTGATGAACGCGCGGCATTACCTTGTTTGTATTTTGCTCGTGGCGGACGCGACGCTGCCGGCGTCGGCGGCCTGGCCGATGTTTCGCGGCGACGCGTCGCTGTCGGGCGTGGCGGCTGGCCAGTTGCCCGACAAGCCGGCGTTGCTCTGGAGTTTCAAAACGGGTGGGCCGGTCAAATCTTCTGCCGCCATCGTCGATGGGCGCGTCTTTATAGGGTCGGATGATGGAAATGTTTATGCGCTGGACCTGACCAACGGAAAAAAAATCTGGTCTTACAAAACCGATGGAGGCGTCGAGTCTTCACCTCTCGTCTTGAATGGTAAGATTTTTGTGGGTTCAACCGACGGCTGGCTTTATGCGCTCGATGCAACCCATGGAAAGCTCATTTGGAAATACCAGACTGGTGACAAAATTCTCGGCGGGCCGAATTGGGTGAAATCGCCGAAAGGAGATGCGACGTGGGTGCTCGTCGGCAGTTACGATTTCAAGCTGCACTGCCTTGACGCCACAACCGGCAAGACCAACTGGGTTTACGAAACCAGCAATTTCATCAACGGCTCGCCCGCCGTCGCCAACGGCGTCACCGTCTTCGGCGGTTGCGACGCGATGCTGCACGTGATTTCCCTGGCGGACGGCAAGCAGACCAAGGAGGTGGACGCCGGTGCGTATGTCGCCGGGTCGGTCGCGCTCGTGGACAACTGCGCTTATTTTGGCCACATGGAAAATGAGTTTCACTGCGTTGACTTGGAGAAGGGAACGAACGTCTGGATTTACAAGGACCGCGCGTTCCCGTTCTTTTCGTCACCGGCGGTGACGCGCGACCGCGTCCTCTTCGGCGGACGCGACAAACTGCTGCATTGCGTCCAGCGTGACACGGGCAAAAGTCTGTGGACGTTTGCGACGCGCGGTAAAGTGGACAGTTCGCCGGTGGTCGTAGGCGACAAAGTGGTCGTGGGTTCGGACGACGGAAGGCTGTATATCGTCTCGCTGAAGGAGGGGAAGGAACTTTGGTCGTATGAAATCGGACAGCCGGTCGGCAGTTCACCGGCGGTGGACGACGGCAAGGTGATCGTTGGGAGCGATGATGGGAGCGTGTATTGTTTTGGAGAACGTAGGAAATGAACGAAATCTACGAGAAAATGCGCGAGCACTTGGAACGCAACGATCAATCAAACGTGCGTGGCTTGAGCAGTCGTGAAGTGGTGGCGCAGACTTACACCGATTCCGATTTCGAAAAGATAGTGACGAAACTCAAAGAGCGTCCAATTGATTCGGAAGTGCTCTTCCGGTTAAGTTCTTTTGTTTGGGAGGGACAGCAAAATCGGATTCCCGAGTATTTACGACAACGAGCCGCCGATGCCATTGCAGACTGCATTCCTGATTCCGACGCAAAAATTATCGCCGAAGTCGTTTTGATTTTTGTTTTTTGGGGCAATCGTCGCGCTGACTATCGCGACACATGCATCAAATTACTCTCTCACCCTTACGAAGAAGTTCGCGAAACTGCTCTAAAGTGTTCGTCGATATTTCTTCGTCGTTCCGAGTATTCGAAACTTTTTGAATTCCGTCGTGATCCTTCCTTTTCGGAAACTATGGGAATGGGCGGGCCACTGCGTTTCACAGTTCGAGATGAAGCGTTAAGAACTTTGGAAAGTCTTACCAATGCTCCGAAATCAGATGGCGACTGCTTTGAAAACACTTCTGAAGGGAAAGTCTCATATCGGAGTTGGTCACCGTTTTTGAATTGGTTCGAACAGAATAAAGCCAAATTTCGAGATTGATAGGTTCGTAATGAGCACAGCAATTGTTGAATCCGAAACTCCGAAAGCCCCGCCGCTGGAAAAGCAGACGACGGTTGGCAACTACTTTGTCTCGAACTATCCGCCGTTCTCGTTCTGGAAACCGGAGTTCGTGCCGGACATTCTCGCCGCACTCGAACGTCCGCCCTCAACTCTCAACTCTCAACTCTCAACCCTTCCTCTCGGCCTCTACGTCCACATTCCGTTTTGCCGGAAGCGCTGCCACTTTTGTTACTTCAAGGTTTATACCGACAAGGATTCGGCAGCCATCCGCGGCTACATCGACGCGGTGCTCAAGGAGTTCGCCATTTATGCGGGCAAGCCATTCATCGGCGGACGCAAACCGCGCTTCATTTATTTTGGCGGCGGCACGCCGTCATATCTTTCCGTTGACCAGCTCAAACATTTGACCGATGGCCTGAAAGCATTGTTGCCGTGGGACGAAGCGGAGGAGGTCGCGTTCGAAGCCGAGCCGGGGACGTTGACCGATCACAAGCTCCGGGCGATTCGTGACCTCGGCGTCACACGCCTCAGTCTCGGCGTGGAAAATTTCGACGATCACAT contains:
- a CDS encoding PQQ-binding-like beta-propeller repeat protein codes for the protein MNARHYLVCILLVADATLPASAAWPMFRGDASLSGVAAGQLPDKPALLWSFKTGGPVKSSAAIVDGRVFIGSDDGNVYALDLTNGKKIWSYKTDGGVESSPLVLNGKIFVGSTDGWLYALDATHGKLIWKYQTGDKILGGPNWVKSPKGDATWVLVGSYDFKLHCLDATTGKTNWVYETSNFINGSPAVANGVTVFGGCDAMLHVISLADGKQTKEVDAGAYVAGSVALVDNCAYFGHMENEFHCVDLEKGTNVWIYKDRAFPFFSSPAVTRDRVLFGGRDKLLHCVQRDTGKSLWTFATRGKVDSSPVVVGDKVVVGSDDGRLYIVSLKEGKELWSYEIGQPVGSSPAVDDGKVIVGSDDGSVYCFGERRK
- a CDS encoding type II secretion system protein, with the protein product MHVDRSRKPLSAFTLIELLVVIAIIAILAGLLLPALAKAKAKAQAIACLNNMRQWSIGYRLFADDNNDEVPEEGNTVLPIVDPANAEAWYNQVSTFISQPTMVYLYTNVPPLAPLPNTKTLYSCPTAPNPVSPPSKFKAYFMYGENGRICINRSTRDSGIGQTKFSTVKKPTDTILVAEADGNSPTAGPAQSNVTGQYAVGRHDRRGNFALVDGSARPTRTNDFIRTSTESNNAAEEWRFPRAIYWYPSDSTPN
- the kdsB gene encoding 3-deoxy-manno-octulosonate cytidylyltransferase, producing the protein MKPGHIIIAALAQADRQSKPRPVLILREAKPFGDFLVCGVSTQLRHFVPEVDEFIRRADDDFAGSGLVEDSLIRIGFLATISNAAVRGYVGRISNTRLQRLLSRLSQTLQPQPAEIRRILGIIPARYASTRFPGKPLKSIAGKPLIQHVVEQCKKAKSLSEVIVATDDTRIRDAAQKFCRVEMTREDHPSGSDRIAEVAARCDCDAVVNIQGDEPLIEPAVIDAVAAALANNEMSTAATWIKNSADYDNPNVVKVIVNASGRALYFSRRTIPYLREAASRSVSEQLAAFPFLKHLGIYGYRRETLLRLVKFPVSPLEAAEKLEQLRALENGIQIAVVKVDYDSVGVDTPEDVARVERILKT
- a CDS encoding HAD family hydrolase, whose amino-acid sequence is MNRNLHHAVFLDRDGTLIEEKEYLHRPDDVVIFPGVGQALKRLQNAGFLLFIVTNQSGVGRGYFTMAEVEKVHAHLLKQLARDGVRITKIYIAPEAPDQPSRGRKPSPQFLFDARDESGLDLSQSYLIGDKLIDLECGWNAGLKKCLLVRTGYGKEWEQQAADKLGRAVIVDGLVAAAEGILKASV
- a CDS encoding HEAT repeat domain-containing protein; its protein translation is MKKRSILLLLCVPLAAGLFMCFVTSRPKPKLLIQGRPISDWVRDVELGAFPGETNVAFEVLISTGPRIMPDLSNILLASEALKDIAIRLPITFVPAGTKNRRANESEILVLKAKAANVMGAIAYRNSDTPEVRASIPSLIAALHSGSREVRALSAQALGAIGKGASNAIPALISKTTDEDSGVRMSAVDSIGRIGLNTPAAIGAITQALSDTNRDVSVTAIRSLQTLQRITPSGRLNK
- a CDS encoding CTP synthase yields the protein MKFIFVTGGVVSSLGKGLTAAALGTLLENRGLKVALQKFDPYLNVDPGTMSPYQHGEVYVLDDGAETDLDLGHYERFTNVKLTRINNLTSGQVYQTVLNNEREGKYLGKTVQVIPHVTDEIKNRIHLLAEQTKADVVITEIGGTTGDIEGLPFLEAIREFALEVGYNNAIFVHLTYVPFIKAAGELKTKPTQQSVAKLREIGIAPHILVCRCEKPLDKELRQKISMFCNVPYDAVIEEQDVEHSIYEVPLMLQRERLDDLICRQLHLDTPPANMTHWQEIIRKLIAPRHRVRIGVVGKYIELNDAYKSVYEAIIHGGVANDCGVELQKVDAEDLERDGAEKLLKGLGGILVPGGFGERGVQGKILAAKYARENKIPYLGLCLGMQIATIEFARNVLKLEKAHSTEFDPTTPHPVIALLDGQTKVTKKGGTMRLGAQPCQLVMGTKAAQLYGAFVVNERHRHRYEFNNAYRERFEKAGVVFSGFTPDGKLVEVMELADHPFFIASQFHPEFHSKPHQPHPLFKGFIAAAHQQIHQKPL